In the Anaerolineae bacterium genome, CGATTGGCACGGCGGGAACAAGGCCTGGGTCCATCCTTACTGGATGGCCAGAATCCTCAAGGAAATTTTCCTGGCGGTAAAACCCCGCTTTGACGTAACCCTTGTTTCCGGTCCCCTCTTGGCCCATGACCTTCCGACAGGCCCTGATGATGGCTCTCGTTACCTTGATGCCCTCTACAGAAATGGGATTGAAATGCAAAGATGGGAAGAAATCCGGAAAGACCTGGGCTCATATCCCCTTGATGGTATAGGTTATCACCTTTACGTCTGCGCTTCCCCCCAATCCACCCCTGATTGCGTCCGGGCCACTTACAAGAAATACATTGATGCTATCTGGAAAGTGGTGACCAAATACGAAGGGGAAAACACCACCAAAGGAATATACCTCTCGGAATTCGGGTGGCCCTCCGATAACGGAGAAGATTTCCAGGCCAAGATGATAAGGGCGGCCCTTGAATATTTAGCCAGTGACCATCGTGTGAAGGCAGCTGTTCTCTTCTGCCTCCAGGATTTCGCCGATAAGAGCTATGGCCTTTACACAACCCAGGGCTTTGAAATAGCCCACAGGAAAGCAAAACCTTACTGGGTCTTCCGCTCCATGATAGCCCGATTGCCTGCAGATATGGTGCCAATGGGGGTGGGAAGGGATAAAGAAGGCACCCTTTACTGGCCTATTGTGGAATGTTACCTGAGACACGGTGGAGAAGAGGCCCTCGGCTTGCCCTTCGACAACGGTGGTGGTGTCCCGGTCCACCGCTGGGGCGATGGATGGGTTCAGGATTTCCGCACCCCTTCGGGGAGGCGCGAATCCATTATAATGCTGAAGCGAGGGGAAAAAAGAGCTTACCTTCTCTACGGACCTATAAGGGAGGAGTACATATACCGCCAGGGAGGCCCCTTTGGCCCCTTGGGTTATCCCATCACCGATGTTTATCTGGATGAATGGGGGCTCCCGGCCTGCAAGTTTGAAGGTGGGGAAATAACCTGCAGGCCTACGGTGAAGCTGAGAGGAGGAAAGAAGTGAAAAAGAGGTTCCTTCTCCCACTTCTTCTGATAGTTGTGCTCATGGGCCTTGGGATCACTGCCTGGCAAATGCTTTCCCGTGAGGGATTCCGCCAGGAGGTGGGAGAATTCTACGGGACCATTGAGGCTAAGGAGGTGATCGTTTCTTCCGAAACGGGGGGTAGAATTAAAGCCCTGCATGTGAAGAAAGGGGACCGGGTTAATGCCGGGCAGCTTCTGGTAGAGATGGACACGGAACTTCTGGATCTTCAAATCCGCCAGGCAGAAGCTGCCTTGCGCCTGGCCCAGGCCAGGCTCGCCATCCTCAAGGCCGGCCCCCGAGCCGAAGACATCCGCAAAGCCGAGGCTGAACTTGCTCAGGCTGAGGCCGCCAGAGATACAGCCCGCAAAGTTCTGGAAATAACCAGGGCGATGTTAGCCAACCCCCAGGATCTGAACGCTCAGATCCACGCTCTGGAAGGCCAGATAATGGTTATGGAAGAATCCCTCAAAGCTGCTCATTACCGCATCCAGGCCGCCGAAGCCCAGGAATCAATGTTCAAAGAAACAGTCCCTGCTTTGGAAAGAGGCATTGTGGTGGAAATCCCCCTGCCTGGGGGTGGGGTTATAACCAGAACCATAGAAACACCCCGCTATCAAATTGACGAACTCCTTTACCAGTGGAATATCTCCTCCCAGCAACTGAGCCTCGCCTGGGAAGAATACAACGCCCTTAAATCATCCCTTGAACAAACCCGGAAAACTCTCGAGCTTTTGAGGAAAATAAAAGAGGATCCCCTGACATTAAAGGAGCAGGTTCACAAAGCCGAAGCCCACCTCAAACTTTCGGAATCCCTGGTAGAACTGGCTGAGGCTAAGCTCAAAGCCCTCAAAAGTGGAGCCAGAGCTGAAGACATTGAGGCAGCAGAAGCAGAGGTAGATAGGGCAAAAGCTGCCCTTGAGGCCCTTAAAAGCAAACGGGAGAAACTCTTCCTCTACGCACCCGTTGGCGGCTGGGTCACTACCCAGGCTTTTGAAGAGGGGGAAATAGTCCCTCCGAACGCTGCAATCCTGAAGATCGCCAACCTGGAAGAACTGACCCTGACCATTTTCGTCCCTGAACCGGAGCTGGGCAAAGTTCGGCTGGGTCAAAAGGTGAAAGTGACAGTGGATCCTTTCCCGGGGGAGACCTTTGAAGGGGAAGTTGTGTACATCTCGCCGCGGGCAGAGTTTACCCCGAAGAGCGTCCAAACCAAAGAAGAAAGAGTCAACCTGGTTTTCCGGGTAAAAGTCCGCCTTCCAAACCCTGAAGGAAAACTGAAGGCCGGAATGCCAGCCGAAGCCCGCCTTAGCTACGAATAAGTGTCTGCCGTGAGATTGGGAAAAGGGGCTTGTAGAAATGTGCAAATTGCTGATCGCCACCAACAACAGGGGTAAATTGCTTGAATACCTTGAACTTCTAAAAGGGGTACCCTTTGAGCTTACCTGGCCGGAGAAGGAAGGCATCACCCTTGAAGTAGAAGAATCAGCCAGCTCTTACCATGAAAATGCTTCCCTCAAGGCACTTACGTGGGCTAAAGTTACTGGCTTCATGGCCATGGCCGACGATTCTGGCCTTGAAGTAGACGCTCTGGGAGGCGCCCCTGGACCCTTATCAGCCCGCTACGGAGGGCTAAAATCCGACCGGGAAAAGTATGAGCTGTTGCTCAGGGAAATAGCAAATGTACCATGGGAGAAAAGGACTGCTCGCTTTCGCTGCGTCATTGCCCTTGCATTCCCTGATGGAAGGCTCTATACGTTTGAGGGTATAAAGGAAGGATACATTGCCCTGAAACCCGAAGGAGAGCACGGCTTTGGCTATGACCCCATCTTCTTCATCCCTGAACTGGGCAAGACCATGGCGCAGCTTCCCCTTGAGGAAAAAAATCGCATAAGTCACAGGGCTCAAGCCGCTCGCCAGTTACGGGATTTCCTCAACTCCCTTTCCCCCTGATTATTCCGCTTTTACTCCGGGAATTATGTACTGGATTTGCCGGAAAGGCTTGACTTGCTCCCCTACCTGCTCCTTAAGGATGTTCCCGGAAACGTGCATGAGGGTATCGCCATAAGCAGGGTCTTTATCCATACTGGCCAGGCAGGGGTAATGGTGGTGAAGCAACCCGGCTTTCTCCTCCGCATCGTCAGCGGAAACGCCCACAAGGTTTTGAGCCACGTACCTGGCACACCCGCAGACAGCATCCCTTACAACTTCAACGGATATTATGGTCCTGGTTTTGGGGTCAACCTCAATTTTGAGCTCAGGCTTGCCAAAGTAACGGGTAAATTCAGCCAGCAGGGGATCATCGTACTCCACCTTCTGGCGACGGCCCACAAGATAATGGTTGGGGGCCAGGGAGCAGAGAGGCTTTGGGGTAACGCAAACCACGCCCATTTCCCTGAGCCATTCCCGAAGTTGATGGGCGAGTCCTGGAGGGAGCCACTTTTCACTATCAACCGCTACCAGAACTGCCCTCGCTCCGGTCATCCGGACAATCTCTGGCAGTAGCTCTGCCACCCCGGGGTGCTCAGCAAAGGAGAGGATGAGATCAGCATGGGGAAGCGTGTGGGGTAAAAACTCTTCAGGATCATCTATCACCGGCGGCAGGGGGGAGGGTGCTTTCCACACCTCAATGTGCCAATCTTCCGGGCCATGAGCCCGGATGTTATCCACATGCCTCCGGCCATATTCGCCGGAGATAATCGCCAGGAGCTGCATCCAGCCTCCCCTCCGGTTTGAGTCTATTCGGTAAATTCCACTATCACTTCCTTTACATCCCAGAGCGGCTCAATCTTTTCCACAATTTCTTCCCTTATGTTATTGGCGAAAAGGTGGTCAGAGGGCAAATCCACAACCACCCGCACCGTGCCTTCTTTAACTTCAATCTCTTTGATGAGATCGGTCCGCACCACATCCAATCCTGTGAGAGGATTCATAACTTTCTTAAGGCGCTTCCGGACCACTTCCACAGTGGTAGGTTCTCTTTCCTTGACCAAGCCATGGCGTTCCTCATAGTTCTGGATGGCAGCCCGCAGGCCTTCTACCGCCAAGACAGAACAGTGGACTTTTACAGGTGGCAGCCCTCCCAGAGCTTCCGCTGCCTGCTTCCAGGTTATCTTTTTGGCCTCATCTATGGTCTTGCCCTTAGCCAGCTCGGTTATAATGGAGCCCGTAGCGATGTTGGAAGCGCACCCGTAGGATTCAAACTTTATGTCAGTTATAACTTTAGTTTCGGGGTCCACCTTTATATAAACGGCTACCATAT is a window encoding:
- the rdgB gene encoding RdgB/HAM1 family non-canonical purine NTP pyrophosphatase, translated to MCKLLIATNNRGKLLEYLELLKGVPFELTWPEKEGITLEVEESASSYHENASLKALTWAKVTGFMAMADDSGLEVDALGGAPGPLSARYGGLKSDREKYELLLREIANVPWEKRTARFRCVIALAFPDGRLYTFEGIKEGYIALKPEGEHGFGYDPIFFIPELGKTMAQLPLEEKNRISHRAQAARQLRDFLNSLSP
- a CDS encoding thymidylate synthase; the encoded protein is MQLLAIISGEYGRRHVDNIRAHGPEDWHIEVWKAPSPLPPVIDDPEEFLPHTLPHADLILSFAEHPGVAELLPEIVRMTGARAVLVAVDSEKWLPPGLAHQLREWLREMGVVCVTPKPLCSLAPNHYLVGRRQKVEYDDPLLAEFTRYFGKPELKIEVDPKTRTIISVEVVRDAVCGCARYVAQNLVGVSADDAEEKAGLLHHHYPCLASMDKDPAYGDTLMHVSGNILKEQVGEQVKPFRQIQYIIPGVKAE
- a CDS encoding efflux RND transporter periplasmic adaptor subunit yields the protein MKKRFLLPLLLIVVLMGLGITAWQMLSREGFRQEVGEFYGTIEAKEVIVSSETGGRIKALHVKKGDRVNAGQLLVEMDTELLDLQIRQAEAALRLAQARLAILKAGPRAEDIRKAEAELAQAEAARDTARKVLEITRAMLANPQDLNAQIHALEGQIMVMEESLKAAHYRIQAAEAQESMFKETVPALERGIVVEIPLPGGGVITRTIETPRYQIDELLYQWNISSQQLSLAWEEYNALKSSLEQTRKTLELLRKIKEDPLTLKEQVHKAEAHLKLSESLVELAEAKLKALKSGARAEDIEAAEAEVDRAKAALEALKSKREKLFLYAPVGGWVTTQAFEEGEIVPPNAAILKIANLEELTLTIFVPEPELGKVRLGQKVKVTVDPFPGETFEGEVVYISPRAEFTPKSVQTKEERVNLVFRVKVRLPNPEGKLKAGMPAEARLSYE
- a CDS encoding iron-sulfur cluster assembly scaffold protein; translation: MKFPYSEKVLEHFRNPKNVGRIEDADGKAVEGSPACGDMVAVYIKVDPETKVITDIKFESYGCASNIATGSIITELAKGKTIDEAKKITWKQAAEALGGLPPVKVHCSVLAVEGLRAAIQNYEERHGLVKEREPTTVEVVRKRLKKVMNPLTGLDVVRTDLIKEIEVKEGTVRVVVDLPSDHLFANNIREEIVEKIEPLWDVKEVIVEFTE